The following coding sequences lie in one Saccharopolyspora hordei genomic window:
- a CDS encoding cytochrome b, giving the protein MSSITQPTKSESAAYRKIATAADELDSRYRMAKGVRRQLNKVFPTHWSFLLGEICLYTFIILIVTGVYLTLFFDPSMEEVVYNGVYQNMQGIPMSRAFESTLDISFEVRGGLFIRQLHHWAALLFVAAMMLHMFRVFFTGAFRRPREANWTIGALLLMLGMFEGFFGYSLPDDVLSGTGIRATMSGIVLSIPVIGTWLHWALFGGEFPGTEIIPRLYVLHVLIIPGIMLGLVAAHLALVWYQKHTQFPGVRRTEGNVVGVRIMPVFALKAGAFFALVTGVCAIMAGVFQINAIWHIGPYNASQVSAASQPDWYLMWADGILRVWPAWELYLGPYTVPPVFFAGIIGMGVLFTTLFLYPAIERKLTKDNAHHNLLQRPRDTPVRTALGVMALTFFGVLFISGANDIVAFQFNISLNLMTWFGRIGLLVLPPIAYYITYRICLGLQHSDREVLEHGVETGIIKRLPHGEFIEVHQPLGPVDDHGHPEPLPYQGAPVPKKMNKLGAAGSPVAGSLLRPDPVDETTALERARHEQLKSEEEAEERELTAGKPQQPTE; this is encoded by the coding sequence ATGAGCTCGATCACCCAACCGACGAAATCGGAGAGCGCCGCGTACCGCAAGATCGCCACGGCGGCTGACGAGCTCGACTCGCGCTACCGGATGGCCAAGGGCGTGCGCCGGCAGCTGAACAAGGTCTTCCCCACGCACTGGTCGTTCCTGCTGGGTGAGATCTGCCTGTACACGTTCATCATCCTGATCGTCACGGGCGTCTACCTGACCTTGTTCTTCGACCCCTCCATGGAGGAGGTCGTCTACAACGGCGTGTACCAGAACATGCAGGGCATCCCGATGTCCCGCGCGTTCGAGAGCACGCTGGACATCTCGTTCGAGGTCCGCGGCGGCCTGTTCATCCGGCAGCTGCACCACTGGGCGGCGCTGCTCTTCGTCGCCGCGATGATGCTGCACATGTTCCGGGTGTTCTTCACCGGTGCGTTCCGGCGCCCGCGTGAGGCCAACTGGACCATCGGCGCCCTGCTGCTGATGCTGGGCATGTTCGAGGGCTTCTTCGGCTACTCGCTGCCGGACGACGTGCTGTCCGGCACCGGCATCCGCGCCACCATGTCGGGCATCGTGCTGTCCATCCCGGTGATCGGCACCTGGCTGCACTGGGCCCTGTTCGGCGGCGAGTTCCCGGGCACCGAGATCATCCCGCGGCTGTACGTGCTGCACGTGCTGATCATCCCGGGCATCATGCTCGGCCTGGTCGCGGCGCACCTGGCCCTGGTCTGGTACCAGAAGCACACCCAGTTCCCGGGCGTGCGGCGCACCGAGGGCAACGTGGTCGGCGTGCGCATCATGCCGGTGTTCGCCCTCAAGGCCGGTGCGTTCTTCGCGCTGGTGACCGGCGTCTGCGCGATCATGGCGGGCGTCTTCCAGATCAACGCGATCTGGCACATCGGCCCGTACAACGCCTCGCAGGTGTCGGCGGCCTCGCAGCCCGACTGGTACCTGATGTGGGCGGACGGCATCCTGCGCGTCTGGCCGGCCTGGGAGCTCTACCTCGGCCCGTACACGGTGCCGCCGGTGTTCTTCGCCGGCATCATCGGCATGGGCGTGCTGTTCACCACGCTGTTCCTGTACCCGGCGATCGAGCGCAAGCTGACCAAGGACAACGCGCACCACAACCTGCTGCAGCGGCCGCGGGACACCCCGGTCCGCACCGCGCTGGGCGTGATGGCGCTGACGTTCTTCGGGGTGCTGTTCATCTCGGGCGCCAACGACATCGTGGCGTTCCAGTTCAACATCTCGCTGAACCTGATGACCTGGTTCGGCCGCATCGGCCTGCTGGTGCTGCCGCCGATCGCCTACTACATCACCTACCGGATCTGCCTGGGCTTGCAGCACAGCGACCGCGAGGTGCTGGAGCACGGCGTGGAGACCGGCATCATCAAGCGGCTGCCGCACGGTGAGTTCATCGAGGTCCACCAGCCGCTCGGCCCGGTGGACGACCACGGCCACCCGGAGCCGCTGCCCTACCAGGGCGCTCCGGTGCCGAAGAAGATGAACAAGCTCGGTGCGGCGGGCAGCCCGGTCGCGGGCAGCCTGCTCCGCCCGGACCCGGTGGACGAGACCACCGCGCTGGAGCGGGCTCGCCACGAGCAGCTGAAGAGCGAGGAGGAGGCCGAGGAGCGGGAGCTGACGGCGGGCAAGCCGCAGCAGCCCACCGAGTGA
- a CDS encoding ubiquinol-cytochrome c reductase iron-sulfur subunit has protein sequence MSEQKKEYTEAELAEMSRDEKMRLGLALDDVELVEYREQWPVKGTRAERRAERNVAGWFALAGLSALAFIAVFIFWPWDYVPPSDERGHFIYSLYNPLVGFFFGLAILAVGIGVVQYQKKFIPQEVAVQQRHDGHGSEEVDRQTTAALLADAGDKSGIARRSLIKRTAGFGVGAFGLGAGVFAVGGLVRNPWATTGPESLQHTGWLSETGEKTYLRRDTGNKHEVSLVRPEDIDAGGFETVYPFRESMRGTEELETSLRKGDAPVMLIRLRPGSKPIKRKGQEDFNYGDYYAYSKICTHVGCPTSLFEQQTGRLLCPCHQSQFDVVNTYAKPVFGPATRALPQLPITVDEDGYFVAKGDFIEPVGPAYWERNA, from the coding sequence ATGAGTGAGCAGAAGAAGGAATACACGGAGGCCGAGCTGGCCGAGATGAGCCGCGACGAGAAGATGCGGCTCGGCCTGGCGCTCGACGACGTCGAGCTCGTCGAGTACCGGGAGCAGTGGCCGGTCAAGGGCACTCGCGCGGAGCGTCGCGCGGAGCGGAACGTCGCGGGCTGGTTCGCGCTGGCGGGTCTGTCGGCGCTGGCGTTCATCGCGGTCTTCATCTTCTGGCCGTGGGACTACGTCCCGCCGTCGGACGAGCGCGGGCACTTCATCTACTCGCTGTACAACCCGCTGGTCGGCTTCTTCTTCGGCCTGGCGATCCTGGCCGTCGGCATCGGCGTGGTGCAGTACCAGAAGAAGTTCATCCCGCAGGAGGTCGCGGTCCAGCAGCGCCACGACGGGCACGGCTCGGAGGAGGTCGACCGCCAGACGACCGCCGCCCTGCTGGCCGACGCCGGTGACAAGAGCGGCATCGCCCGCCGGTCGCTGATCAAGCGGACCGCCGGGTTCGGTGTCGGTGCGTTCGGCCTCGGCGCCGGCGTGTTCGCCGTCGGCGGCCTGGTCCGCAACCCGTGGGCGACCACCGGTCCGGAGTCGCTCCAGCACACCGGCTGGCTGTCGGAGACCGGCGAGAAGACCTACCTGCGCCGCGACACCGGCAACAAGCACGAGGTCTCGCTGGTCCGCCCCGAGGACATCGACGCGGGCGGCTTCGAGACGGTCTACCCCTTCCGCGAGTCCATGCGCGGCACTGAGGAGCTGGAAACCTCGCTGCGCAAGGGCGACGCGCCGGTCATGCTGATCCGGCTGCGCCCGGGCAGCAAGCCGATCAAGCGCAAGGGGCAGGAGGACTTCAACTACGGCGACTACTACGCCTACTCGAAGATCTGCACCCACGTGGGCTGCCCGACCTCGCTGTTCGAGCAGCAGACCGGGCGCCTGCTGTGCCCGTGCCACCAGTCGCAGTTCGACGTGGTCAACACCTACGCCAAGCCGGTCTTCGGCCCGGCCACACGAGCGCTGCCGCAGCTGCCGATCACGGTGGACGAGGACGGCTACTTCGTGGCCAAGGGCGACTTCATCGAACCGGTGGGTCCGGCTTACTGGGAGCGCAACGCATGA
- a CDS encoding c-type cytochrome has translation MTTNKKRNRAGSKLKRRISGVLALGIALVGAGGLYTVVTPEPQTAQAAAEPALVRQGEQLYNNACISCHGANLQGVQDRGPSLVGVGEAAVHFQVSTGRMPMVRQEAQAMRKPPKFTPEEIDALSAYVQTYGGGPESPKQTGEALRGENPARGAELFRLNCASCHNFTGRGIAMSSGKFAPNLHGSTEQDIYEAMLTGPQNMPKFSDRQLTPEEKKDIIAYVKSVTNGNNNPGGNDLGGYGPGPEGVIAWVVGIGALVGLTLWIGARA, from the coding sequence ATGACCACCAACAAGAAACGGAACCGCGCGGGCTCGAAGCTCAAGCGGCGGATCTCCGGTGTACTGGCGCTGGGCATCGCGCTGGTGGGTGCCGGTGGGCTGTACACCGTCGTGACTCCCGAGCCGCAGACCGCGCAGGCCGCTGCGGAGCCGGCTCTGGTGAGGCAGGGCGAGCAGCTCTACAACAACGCCTGCATCAGCTGCCACGGCGCCAACCTGCAGGGCGTCCAGGACCGCGGACCGAGCCTGGTGGGCGTCGGCGAAGCCGCCGTGCACTTCCAGGTCTCCACGGGCCGGATGCCGATGGTGCGGCAGGAGGCGCAGGCGATGCGCAAGCCGCCGAAGTTCACCCCCGAGGAGATCGACGCGCTGAGCGCGTACGTGCAGACCTACGGTGGCGGACCCGAGTCGCCGAAGCAGACCGGCGAGGCGCTGCGGGGCGAGAACCCCGCGCGCGGCGCTGAGCTGTTCCGGCTGAACTGCGCGTCCTGCCACAACTTCACCGGGCGCGGCATCGCGATGTCCTCCGGCAAGTTCGCGCCCAACCTGCACGGGTCGACCGAGCAGGACATCTACGAGGCGATGCTCACCGGGCCGCAGAACATGCCGAAGTTCTCGGACCGGCAGCTCACCCCGGAGGAGAAGAAGGACATCATCGCCTACGTCAAGTCCGTCACCAACGGGAACAACAACCCCGGCGGCAACGACCTCGGTGGTTATGGTCCGGGACCGGAAGGCGTCATCGCCTGGGTGGTGGGCATCGGCGCGCTCGTCGGCCTCACCCTGTGGATCGGAGCCAGGGCATGA
- a CDS encoding cytochrome c oxidase subunit 3 translates to MRRVTTAAPSISQRVHSLNRPNMVSVGTIVWLASELMFFAGLFAMFFTVKAQNEGPWPPPPTHLNLPYALPFTIILVASSFTCQWGVFAAERGDVFGLRRWYVITLVMGTIFVLGQAGEYFQLVVEHGTTIASSAYGTVFYMTTGFHGLHVIGGLIAFVFLIIRTKMSKFTPAQAIAAIVVSYYWHFVDIVWIGLFAVIYLVP, encoded by the coding sequence ATGCGTCGCGTGACAACGGCAGCGCCCTCTATCAGTCAACGCGTGCACTCGCTGAACCGGCCGAACATGGTCAGCGTGGGCACCATCGTTTGGTTGGCCAGCGAGCTGATGTTCTTCGCTGGGCTCTTCGCCATGTTCTTCACGGTGAAGGCGCAGAACGAGGGCCCGTGGCCGCCACCGCCCACCCACCTGAACCTCCCGTACGCCCTCCCGTTCACGATCATCCTGGTGGCGTCCTCGTTCACGTGCCAGTGGGGCGTGTTCGCGGCGGAGCGGGGAGACGTCTTCGGCCTGCGCCGCTGGTACGTCATCACGCTGGTCATGGGCACGATCTTCGTGCTCGGTCAGGCGGGTGAGTACTTCCAGCTGGTCGTCGAGCACGGGACCACGATCGCGTCGTCGGCCTACGGGACCGTCTTCTACATGACGACCGGTTTCCACGGGCTGCACGTCATCGGTGGGCTGATCGCCTTCGTCTTCCTGATCATCAGGACGAAGATGAGCAAGTTCACCCCCGCTCAGGCCATCGCCGCCATCGTCGTGTCGTACTACTGGCACTTCGTCGACATCGTGTGGATCGGCCTGTTCGCCGTGATCTACCTCGTCCCGTGA
- the trpD gene encoding anthranilate phosphoribosyltransferase, with amino-acid sequence MAGSWAGLLGSLVAGEDLSAEDTAWAMDLIMSGEATPARVAAFVVALRAKGETPTEIRGMADAMLAHARKLDIAQRAVDIVGTGGDRSGSVNISTMASIVLAASGTTVVKHGNRAASSKCGTADVLEELGVAIDLPPEGVRRCVEAVGIGFCFAPVFHPGFKHAGGPRREIGIPTAFNLLGPLTNPARPVAGLIGCADRRMAPVVAEVFAARGASALVVRGDDGMDEITTTTASTVWVAHDGTVHETRVDPQDLGIAYARPEDLRGGDATVNAQAVHDLLAGTKGPVRDAVLLNAAGALVAHEGPGEDLTGQLRAALDRVAEAVDSGAAAQLLSRWATRSSALKAELG; translated from the coding sequence ATGGCGGGAAGTTGGGCGGGACTGCTGGGCAGCCTGGTCGCGGGTGAGGACCTGTCCGCGGAGGACACCGCCTGGGCCATGGACCTCATCATGTCCGGGGAGGCGACCCCGGCGCGGGTGGCGGCGTTCGTCGTCGCGCTGCGCGCCAAGGGCGAGACGCCGACCGAGATCCGCGGCATGGCCGACGCCATGCTCGCCCACGCCCGCAAGCTCGACATCGCGCAGCGCGCTGTGGACATCGTCGGCACCGGGGGCGACCGCTCCGGCAGCGTGAACATCTCCACCATGGCGTCGATCGTGCTCGCCGCCTCCGGCACCACCGTGGTCAAGCACGGCAACCGGGCCGCCTCCTCCAAGTGCGGCACCGCCGACGTGCTGGAGGAGCTGGGCGTGGCCATCGACCTGCCGCCGGAGGGCGTGCGCCGCTGCGTCGAGGCCGTCGGCATCGGGTTCTGCTTCGCGCCGGTGTTCCACCCGGGCTTCAAGCACGCCGGCGGTCCGCGCCGCGAGATCGGCATCCCGACCGCGTTCAACCTGCTGGGACCGCTGACCAACCCGGCGCGCCCGGTGGCCGGGCTGATCGGTTGCGCCGACCGCCGGATGGCGCCCGTGGTGGCCGAGGTGTTCGCCGCCCGCGGCGCGTCGGCGCTGGTGGTGCGCGGCGACGACGGCATGGACGAGATCACCACCACCACGGCCAGCACGGTGTGGGTGGCGCACGACGGGACGGTGCACGAGACCCGCGTCGACCCCCAGGACCTCGGCATCGCCTACGCCCGCCCGGAGGACCTGCGGGGCGGCGACGCCACGGTGAACGCCCAGGCCGTCCACGACCTCCTGGCGGGCACCAAGGGCCCGGTGCGCGACGCCGTGCTGCTCAACGCGGCCGGGGCGCTGGTGGCCCACGAGGGGCCGGGAGAGGACCTCACCGGCCAGCTCCGGGCCGCGCTGGACCGGGTGGCCGAGGCCGTCGACTCCGGCGCCGCAGCGCAGCTGCTGAGCCGCTGGGCGACCCGCTCCAGCGCGCTCAAGGCCGAGCTGGGCTGA
- a CDS encoding Lrp/AsnC ligand binding domain-containing protein codes for MITAIVLIQTAADRLTEAAQEIADIDGVDEVYSCAGDVDLIAMLRVRRHEDLADIVPGRINKVAGVLDTDTHIAFRSYSRRDEEAAFAIGLEEE; via the coding sequence GTGATCACCGCGATCGTGCTGATCCAGACCGCCGCCGACCGCCTCACCGAGGCGGCCCAGGAGATCGCCGACATCGACGGGGTCGACGAGGTCTACTCCTGCGCCGGCGACGTCGACCTGATCGCGATGCTGCGGGTCCGCCGCCACGAGGACCTGGCCGACATCGTCCCGGGCCGGATCAACAAGGTGGCGGGGGTGCTGGACACCGACACCCACATCGCCTTCCGCTCCTACTCCCGGCGCGACGAGGAAGCGGCGTTCGCCATCGGCCTCGAGGAGGAGTGA
- a CDS encoding cytochrome c oxidase subunit 4: MKIEARIFNIITVFFFLSAVVYGVWAKEPVGTVALILVGGLSLIIGSYFSFVARRIEQRPEDNPDAEISDGAGELGFFSPGSYWPAGLAAAAAFAGISLAFFHAWMIVLAVGFVLIMVAGLVFEYHTGPGHH; the protein is encoded by the coding sequence ATGAAGATCGAAGCTCGGATCTTCAACATCATCACCGTTTTCTTCTTCCTGTCCGCGGTCGTGTACGGGGTCTGGGCCAAGGAGCCGGTGGGTACCGTGGCGCTGATCCTGGTCGGCGGTCTGTCGCTGATCATCGGCAGCTACTTCTCCTTCGTGGCGCGCCGCATCGAGCAGCGTCCCGAGGACAACCCGGACGCGGAGATCAGCGACGGCGCCGGCGAGCTGGGCTTCTTCAGCCCCGGCAGCTACTGGCCGGCCGGCCTGGCGGCGGCCGCGGCCTTCGCCGGCATCTCCCTGGCGTTCTTCCACGCCTGGATGATCGTGCTGGCCGTCGGCTTCGTGCTGATCATGGTCGCCGGGCTGGTGTTCGAGTACCACACCGGCCCCGGCCACCACTGA
- the coxB gene encoding cytochrome c oxidase subunit II, which translates to MGLKEGTRVPRLVKVAGLIGLVGVAATGCTTDEVLRFGWPEGVTPQAESMRTLWTWSVIAALAVGVIVWGLIFWSVAFHRKKKGDEELPRQFQYNLPLEMIYTAIPFVLVVVLFYFTAVTQNYVLAKPASPDQKVNVISYQWNWEFNYPEYTTPDGQPVRTVGSSSEIPLLVLPTGERIEYHLRSTDVIHSFFVPEFHFKRDTFPHPEKNNQDDVFQNTIEREGAFVGRCAELCGTYHAMMNFEVRALSPDKFDRYMQLRTQVNPQTGQPYTAAEALTQLGEERADCGELCEPYAVTGVPFNTERTGGAPSGQQVGTK; encoded by the coding sequence GTGGGCCTGAAGGAGGGGACCCGAGTGCCACGGCTGGTCAAAGTCGCTGGGCTGATCGGCCTGGTTGGTGTCGCGGCCACGGGTTGCACGACCGATGAGGTCCTGCGGTTCGGCTGGCCGGAGGGTGTCACCCCGCAGGCCGAGTCGATGCGGACCCTGTGGACCTGGTCGGTCATCGCGGCACTCGCGGTGGGTGTGATCGTGTGGGGGCTGATCTTCTGGTCGGTCGCCTTCCACCGCAAGAAGAAGGGTGACGAGGAGCTCCCGCGGCAGTTCCAGTACAACCTGCCGCTGGAGATGATCTACACCGCCATCCCGTTCGTGCTGGTGGTCGTGCTGTTCTACTTCACGGCGGTCACGCAGAACTACGTGCTGGCCAAGCCGGCGAGCCCGGACCAGAAGGTCAACGTGATCTCGTACCAGTGGAACTGGGAGTTCAACTACCCCGAGTACACGACGCCGGACGGGCAGCCGGTGCGCACCGTCGGCAGCAGCAGCGAGATCCCGCTGCTGGTCCTGCCGACCGGGGAGCGCATCGAGTACCACCTGCGCTCCACCGACGTCATCCACTCGTTCTTCGTCCCCGAGTTCCACTTCAAGCGGGACACCTTCCCGCACCCGGAGAAGAACAACCAGGACGACGTCTTCCAGAACACCATCGAGCGGGAGGGCGCGTTCGTCGGCCGTTGCGCCGAGCTCTGCGGCACCTACCACGCGATGATGAACTTCGAGGTCCGGGCGCTGTCCCCGGACAAGTTCGACCGGTACATGCAGCTGCGCACGCAGGTCAACCCGCAGACCGGCCAGCCCTACACGGCGGCCGAGGCGCTCACCCAGCTGGGCGAGGAGCGCGCCGACTGCGGTGAGCTGTGCGAGCCGTACGCGGTGACCGGCGTTCCGTTCAACACCGAACGCACCGGCGGAGCACCCTCCGGTCAGCAGGTCGGGACCAAGTAG